From a single Herbiconiux sp. SALV-R1 genomic region:
- the iolB gene encoding 5-deoxy-glucuronate isomerase → MTADHTAETRWVHRRGELARDGWESVVDASLPGCSHTTLRVAELGPGERLDLGPAGTERLVVPLAGSFEVEHEDGAAPPSVSTLAGRRSVFDGPTDVLYLSCSTTGTVRGEGRVAVAGSPTSEWHPSRIVRSDEVPVELRGAGRSSRQVHDLGTPAVLEAARLIVCEVITPAGNWSSYPPHKHDESVPGHETRLEEIYYFESAPERDPQQAVAGADAPDPAAAFGLFSTSSSPAGAIEIDARVRSGDIALVPYGYHGPAVAAPGYDLYYLNVMAGPGPERAWLISDDPAHAWVRRGWLAEPVDPRLPFLAPSPEGPRP, encoded by the coding sequence ATGACCGCAGACCACACCGCGGAGACCCGCTGGGTACACCGGCGCGGCGAGCTCGCGCGCGACGGCTGGGAGAGCGTGGTCGACGCCTCCCTGCCGGGCTGCTCGCACACCACCCTGCGGGTCGCCGAGCTCGGCCCGGGCGAGCGCCTCGATCTCGGGCCGGCAGGCACCGAGCGCCTCGTCGTCCCGCTGGCCGGGTCGTTCGAGGTGGAGCACGAAGACGGGGCGGCGCCCCCTTCTGTCAGCACGCTCGCGGGTCGCCGGTCCGTGTTCGACGGGCCGACCGACGTGCTCTACCTGTCTTGCTCGACGACGGGCACGGTGCGCGGCGAAGGCCGGGTGGCGGTGGCGGGATCGCCCACGAGCGAATGGCATCCTTCGCGCATCGTGCGGAGCGACGAGGTGCCCGTCGAGCTCCGCGGCGCGGGTCGCTCCAGTCGTCAGGTGCACGATCTCGGCACGCCGGCGGTGCTGGAGGCGGCCCGATTGATCGTGTGCGAGGTCATCACACCGGCCGGCAACTGGTCGTCGTATCCCCCGCACAAGCACGACGAGTCGGTTCCCGGCCACGAGACGCGGCTCGAGGAGATCTACTACTTCGAGTCGGCACCCGAGCGCGACCCGCAGCAGGCCGTCGCTGGTGCCGACGCTCCCGACCCCGCCGCCGCCTTCGGGCTGTTCAGCACCTCCTCGTCGCCGGCCGGTGCGATCGAGATCGACGCCCGGGTGCGGTCGGGCGACATCGCCCTCGTGCCCTACGGCTATCACGGCCCGGCCGTCGCGGCCCCCGGCTACGACCTCTACTACCTGAACGTGATGGCGGGCCCCGGCCCCGAACGCGCCTGGCTGATCAGCGACGATCCCGCACACGCCTGGGTGCGACGCGGCTGGCTCGCCGAGCCGGTCGACCCGCGTCTGCCGTTCCTCGCCCCGTCTCCGGAAGGACCACGACCATGA
- a CDS encoding AraC family transcriptional regulator, with product MVQRDDETILARSAALLSVFDHVPDVFVFVKNARREFVAVTQPFVTLMGCESAAELLGKRDEELSPEYLVVHYRDYDEAILRTGDPLVDLVELVRNRDGSYDWFISTKSAIRDETSRVIGIMGVTRSLTNRDPAAVRLLSLTPAVELISREFARPIKVEELAALVLMSPSHFNRLFKQHFATTPYKYLMRVRLMAACDLLATTTLPVSAISSRTGFYDASHLTNEFRREHGMSPNEYRSRFRTGPSYRTERLPMVGTEAATAPPAPLAAL from the coding sequence ATGGTGCAACGAGACGACGAGACGATCCTGGCCAGGAGCGCCGCGCTGCTGTCGGTGTTCGACCATGTGCCCGACGTCTTCGTGTTCGTCAAGAACGCCCGCCGCGAGTTCGTCGCCGTCACCCAGCCCTTCGTCACCCTGATGGGCTGCGAATCGGCCGCCGAACTGCTCGGCAAACGCGACGAGGAGCTCTCACCCGAGTACCTCGTCGTGCACTACCGCGACTACGACGAGGCAATCCTCCGCACCGGAGACCCCCTCGTCGACCTCGTGGAGCTCGTGCGCAATCGCGACGGCTCCTACGACTGGTTCATCAGCACCAAGAGCGCCATCCGCGACGAGACCAGTCGCGTGATCGGCATCATGGGGGTCACCCGCAGCCTCACCAACCGCGACCCGGCCGCGGTGCGACTGCTGAGCCTCACGCCGGCGGTCGAACTCATCTCGAGGGAGTTCGCCCGGCCGATCAAGGTCGAGGAGCTCGCGGCCCTGGTGCTCATGTCGCCGAGCCACTTCAACCGCCTGTTCAAGCAGCACTTCGCCACCACACCGTACAAGTACCTCATGAGGGTGCGGCTAATGGCCGCCTGCGACCTGCTGGCCACCACCACCCTCCCAGTGTCGGCCATCAGCTCGCGCACGGGCTTCTACGACGCCAGCCACCTCACGAACGAGTTCCGCCGCGAGCACGGCATGAGTCCGAACGAGTACCGGTCGCGGTTCCGCACGGGCCCGTCGTACCGCACCGAGCGCCTGCCGATGGTGGGCACGGAGGCGGCGACCGCTCCGCCCGCTCCCCTCGCCGCCCTCTGA
- a CDS encoding Gfo/Idh/MocA family oxidoreductase, whose translation MTAAEPRSVRVGVIGAGIMGADHARIIDAFVGSARVEAVADVDRARAQAVAERIAARHGTSVRAPRVSPDARSLIDDPEVDAVIIASHDSTHAELALACLAAGKPVLCEKPLAPTVEECRRVVEADDRAAALHGRRLVSVGFMRRFDPAYAEQKAAVTAGDIGTPLLVHGISRGVSSAPGSTSEGSITGSAIHEFDTIPWLLDSPITAVSWQAPRATGTETGLQDPQVMLIRTADGVLSTLETFLNARYGYDILCEVVGETGTRALRDPARVVAKGSLATSLSFAPDWRQRFEDAYRLELTAWITALQDGSESPLATARDGLAATAVAAAAISSMNSDGRWVQIDD comes from the coding sequence ATGACCGCCGCGGAGCCGCGCAGCGTGCGCGTCGGCGTCATCGGTGCCGGCATCATGGGCGCCGACCACGCCCGCATCATCGACGCCTTCGTGGGCTCGGCCCGGGTCGAGGCGGTCGCCGACGTCGACCGGGCGCGCGCGCAGGCCGTGGCGGAGAGGATCGCGGCTCGCCATGGCACATCCGTCCGCGCTCCCCGGGTGAGCCCGGACGCGCGGTCGCTCATCGACGACCCCGAGGTCGACGCCGTCATCATCGCGTCGCACGACTCCACCCACGCCGAGCTCGCCCTCGCGTGCCTCGCCGCCGGCAAGCCGGTGCTCTGCGAGAAGCCCCTGGCCCCGACGGTCGAGGAGTGCCGGCGGGTCGTCGAGGCCGACGACCGGGCTGCCGCGCTGCACGGGCGCCGGCTGGTGTCAGTGGGCTTCATGCGCCGCTTCGACCCCGCCTACGCCGAGCAGAAGGCTGCCGTCACGGCCGGCGACATCGGCACGCCGCTCCTCGTGCACGGCATCAGTCGCGGGGTCTCCTCGGCGCCGGGCTCCACCAGCGAGGGCAGCATCACGGGCTCGGCCATCCACGAGTTCGACACCATCCCGTGGCTGCTCGACAGCCCGATCACGGCCGTCAGCTGGCAGGCGCCCCGGGCGACCGGGACAGAGACGGGACTGCAGGACCCGCAGGTGATGCTCATCCGCACGGCCGACGGAGTGCTGTCGACGCTCGAGACCTTTCTCAACGCCCGCTACGGCTACGACATCCTCTGCGAGGTCGTCGGCGAGACCGGCACCCGGGCGCTGCGCGACCCCGCCCGGGTGGTGGCCAAGGGCTCGCTCGCCACGTCGCTCAGCTTCGCGCCCGACTGGAGGCAGCGCTTCGAAGACGCCTATCGGCTCGAGCTCACCGCCTGGATCACCGCGCTGCAGGACGGCTCGGAGTCGCCTCTCGCCACCGCTCGCGACGGGCTCGCCGCCACCGCGGTCGCCGCCGCCGCCATCTCGTCGATGAACTCCGACGGGCGCTGGGTGCAGATCGATGACTGA
- a CDS encoding carbohydrate ABC transporter permease, with protein sequence MRTTWQAYGLIAPAGILYALFQLVPILGAFVLSFTSWNGINLSRIEFTGLDNYVRLMQDELFWRAVLHNLIVALLVFVFMTVGSFLIAAIIHAGIRGGAFFRIVFFAPVVISSVAIAMLAIFFFSPSQGLINEALRGLGLGVLAQPWLGSAEWALPAVSATYILQNFGFSVILFLSALTQVNDEMCEAAEVDGASQGRILWGIVLPTIRPIASVVVLLGFINSFRLFDTVYVMTGGGPFHASDTIVTYLYGTAFGGNQVGYANAIGVALFLILCVIAVVQLRLTRERKDVIA encoded by the coding sequence ATGCGCACCACGTGGCAGGCGTACGGGCTGATCGCCCCGGCAGGCATCCTGTACGCCCTTTTCCAGCTGGTGCCGATCCTCGGCGCCTTCGTGCTCAGTTTCACGTCGTGGAACGGCATCAACCTGTCGCGCATCGAGTTCACCGGGCTCGACAACTACGTACGGTTGATGCAAGACGAGTTGTTCTGGCGCGCGGTGCTGCACAACCTCATCGTCGCCCTCCTGGTGTTCGTGTTCATGACCGTCGGCAGCTTCCTGATCGCCGCGATCATCCATGCGGGCATCAGGGGCGGCGCGTTCTTCAGGATCGTCTTCTTCGCCCCGGTGGTCATCTCCTCGGTGGCCATCGCGATGTTGGCGATCTTCTTCTTCAGCCCCTCGCAGGGCCTCATCAACGAGGCCCTGCGAGGGCTGGGGCTCGGGGTGCTGGCCCAGCCCTGGCTCGGCAGCGCCGAATGGGCACTGCCCGCGGTGTCGGCCACCTACATCCTGCAGAACTTCGGCTTCTCGGTCATCCTCTTCCTCAGCGCCCTGACCCAGGTGAACGACGAGATGTGCGAGGCGGCCGAGGTCGACGGCGCGTCTCAGGGCCGCATCCTGTGGGGCATCGTCCTCCCCACCATCCGGCCGATCGCCTCGGTGGTGGTGCTGCTCGGCTTCATCAACTCGTTCCGTCTCTTCGACACGGTGTACGTGATGACCGGGGGCGGCCCCTTTCACGCCTCCGACACCATCGTCACCTACCTCTACGGCACGGCCTTCGGGGGTAACCAGGTCGGCTACGCCAACGCCATCGGGGTCGCGCTGTTCCTCATCCTCTGCGTCATCGCCGTGGTGCAGCTGCGGCTCACCCGTGAGCGGAAGGACGTCATCGCATGA
- a CDS encoding sugar phosphate isomerase/epimerase codes for MTMRAQVAGAPVSFGVFELTPEGADVIGPDEMAEVLQSTGYTGIDLGPVGYLGRDAALRDRLTRHGLELAGGWIDLPFSDDAAFEAALGRLDDALDVQSAVVPPQAGTTPALPPRPTLADSGDDRRRAHPGGGAGLELDTRGWDALERNVAHAVSVVRARGLEPTFHHHACTYVETPPEIDEFLARTDVGLTFDTGHLLLGGGDPLTAWNRWRSRIDHLHLKDVRVDRMREVTSAGGGMVEVWSGGVFVPLGEGDLDIVALMDAVASSDYAGWVVVEQDVMPGPGHDRASFTRDHTVNREVLRRWL; via the coding sequence ATGACCATGCGAGCTCAGGTCGCCGGTGCGCCGGTCAGTTTCGGGGTGTTCGAACTCACCCCCGAGGGGGCCGACGTGATCGGCCCCGATGAGATGGCCGAGGTGCTGCAGAGCACCGGCTACACCGGCATCGACCTCGGCCCGGTCGGCTACCTCGGTCGTGACGCCGCGCTGCGCGATCGGCTCACACGGCACGGTCTCGAGCTGGCCGGCGGATGGATCGACCTCCCGTTCAGCGACGACGCCGCCTTCGAGGCGGCGCTCGGCCGGCTCGACGACGCCCTTGACGTGCAGTCGGCGGTCGTTCCGCCGCAGGCGGGCACGACGCCCGCGCTGCCGCCGCGGCCGACTCTCGCCGACTCGGGCGACGATCGGCGCCGGGCGCACCCGGGAGGCGGCGCCGGCCTCGAGCTCGACACCCGCGGTTGGGACGCGCTCGAGCGCAACGTCGCCCACGCGGTGTCGGTGGTGCGCGCCCGCGGCCTCGAGCCCACGTTCCACCACCACGCCTGCACCTACGTGGAGACGCCCCCCGAGATCGACGAGTTCCTCGCCCGCACCGACGTGGGCCTCACCTTCGACACGGGGCACCTGCTGCTCGGCGGCGGCGACCCGCTCACGGCCTGGAACCGGTGGCGGTCGCGCATCGATCATCTGCACCTCAAGGATGTACGGGTCGACCGGATGCGCGAGGTCACCTCCGCGGGGGGCGGGATGGTCGAGGTCTGGTCGGGCGGCGTCTTCGTGCCGCTCGGCGAGGGCGACCTCGACATCGTCGCGCTGATGGACGCAGTCGCCTCCTCCGACTACGCGGGCTGGGTCGTCGTGGAGCAGGACGTGATGCCCGGCCCCGGCCACGACCGCGCATCCTTCACCCGCGACCACACCGTCAACCGCGAGGTGCTGCGCCGATGGCTGTGA
- a CDS encoding carbohydrate ABC transporter permease — MRFSRFTSFSRAVSYIWLGGLALIVLFPIAWLTLSVFKDSNAIVADPFALPTALSFDNIVDAWEQGDFGRRYLNSAIVTIVAVTGILVLEGAAAYAFARLRFPGAAILFGIFVAGQLVPSQVIVLPSALQISAMGLSDTLVSLILQYLSWAPFAILFLRAAFMAVPKELEEAARIDGAGLFTILWRVILPMTRSAFATVGTIYALWIWNDFLFPLVYLQSADNFTVPLGLAQFQGSYTTYWGYLVGAIVVAVWPPLLVYGLLSRQLQDRLSFAGSKG; from the coding sequence ATGAGGTTCTCGCGCTTCACGTCGTTCTCGCGCGCCGTCTCCTACATCTGGCTCGGCGGTCTCGCGCTGATCGTGCTGTTCCCCATCGCATGGCTCACCCTGAGCGTGTTCAAAGACTCGAACGCCATCGTCGCCGATCCTTTCGCGCTGCCCACCGCGCTGTCGTTCGACAACATCGTCGACGCCTGGGAGCAGGGCGACTTCGGCAGGCGGTACCTCAACAGCGCCATCGTCACGATCGTCGCCGTCACGGGCATCCTGGTTCTCGAGGGAGCCGCCGCCTACGCCTTCGCGCGGCTGCGCTTCCCCGGGGCCGCCATCCTGTTCGGCATCTTCGTGGCCGGCCAGCTCGTGCCGTCGCAGGTAATCGTGCTGCCGTCGGCACTGCAGATCTCGGCGATGGGGCTAAGCGACACCCTGGTCTCGCTCATCCTGCAGTACCTCAGCTGGGCGCCCTTCGCCATCCTGTTCCTGCGCGCGGCCTTCATGGCCGTGCCGAAGGAGCTCGAGGAGGCGGCTCGCATCGACGGTGCGGGGCTCTTCACCATCCTCTGGCGGGTCATCCTGCCCATGACGCGCTCGGCCTTCGCCACCGTCGGCACGATTTACGCGTTGTGGATCTGGAACGACTTCCTCTTCCCCCTCGTCTACCTGCAGTCGGCCGACAACTTCACCGTTCCGCTCGGCCTGGCGCAGTTCCAGGGGTCGTACACCACCTACTGGGGCTACCTGGTGGGCGCCATCGTAGTGGCCGTCTGGCCGCCGCTCCTGGTCTACGGGTTGCTCAGCCGGCAACTGCAAGACCGTCTCTCCTTCGCAGGATCGAAAGGATGA
- a CDS encoding Gfo/Idh/MocA family protein, with amino-acid sequence MTDLAPPTPAPALGVGVIGFGWMGRVHTQAYSRVTHHFDDLGSTPRLIAVADEVPGRAAEAARRYGFARSSDDWSSLLADDEIEAISVTAPNFLHREIGVAVAEAGKHLWIEKPVGVTADDARAVRDAVERAGVRATVGFNYRNPPAVRAARELISSGSLGELTHASFRLLSDYAADPAGALSWRYAFATAGHGVLGDLAVHGLDLAWFLMGDVAEVVADTTVFIGERAVPSGATSGHQRVEGGTMGQVENEDYLAGILRFTSGARATVEVSRVAVGEQNDYGFTVHGTRGSVSWDFRRLGELQVSRGDRYQDLPVSRTFAVPGDGDYAAFQPGAAISMGYDDLKVIEAAGFLRSIADGAPHGAGLDDAVRAAETAEALSDSAATGRWVSVASSGVAR; translated from the coding sequence ATGACCGACCTCGCCCCTCCGACCCCCGCGCCCGCCCTGGGCGTCGGCGTGATCGGCTTCGGCTGGATGGGCCGGGTGCACACCCAGGCCTACAGCCGGGTGACGCACCACTTCGACGACCTCGGGTCGACACCTCGCCTGATCGCCGTGGCCGACGAGGTGCCCGGGCGAGCCGCCGAAGCCGCCCGCCGCTACGGCTTCGCCCGCTCGAGCGACGACTGGAGCTCGCTGCTCGCCGACGACGAGATCGAGGCGATCAGCGTGACCGCGCCGAACTTCTTGCACCGCGAAATCGGCGTCGCTGTCGCCGAGGCGGGCAAGCACCTGTGGATCGAGAAGCCCGTCGGCGTGACGGCCGACGACGCCCGGGCCGTGCGCGACGCGGTCGAGCGCGCCGGGGTGCGGGCGACCGTGGGCTTCAACTACCGAAACCCGCCGGCCGTGCGGGCAGCACGCGAGCTGATCTCCTCCGGCTCCCTCGGTGAACTCACGCATGCCTCGTTCCGGCTGCTGAGCGACTACGCCGCCGACCCCGCCGGCGCGCTGTCGTGGCGCTACGCCTTCGCCACGGCCGGTCACGGCGTGCTGGGCGACCTCGCCGTGCACGGGCTCGATCTCGCCTGGTTCCTCATGGGCGACGTCGCCGAGGTCGTGGCCGACACCACGGTGTTCATCGGCGAGCGCGCCGTGCCCTCCGGGGCAACGAGCGGGCACCAGCGGGTCGAGGGCGGAACCATGGGGCAGGTCGAGAACGAGGACTACCTTGCGGGCATCTTGCGCTTCACGAGCGGCGCCCGGGCCACCGTCGAGGTGAGCCGGGTCGCCGTCGGCGAGCAGAACGACTACGGCTTCACCGTGCACGGAACCCGCGGCAGCGTCTCCTGGGACTTCAGGCGGCTGGGCGAGCTGCAGGTGAGCCGCGGCGACCGCTACCAGGACCTCCCGGTGTCCAGGACCTTCGCGGTGCCGGGAGACGGCGACTACGCGGCCTTCCAGCCGGGGGCGGCGATCAGCATGGGCTACGACGACCTCAAGGTCATCGAGGCGGCCGGCTTCCTCCGCTCTATCGCCGACGGTGCGCCCCACGGGGCCGGCCTCGACGACGCCGTGCGCGCCGCCGAGACCGCCGAGGCGCTGTCGGACTCCGCCGCCACCGGCCGCTGGGTCTCGGTCGCGTCGTCGGGGGTGGCGCGATGA
- a CDS encoding Gfo/Idh/MocA family protein has product MTEFPRTLPAPRTPDPRDAPSLRWGVVGTGWIAERFVAALLAGTGQRVAAVASRSLPRAERFVRENAPAGAVAYGRYEQLYSDPQVDVVYVATPHTEHLGSALDAIAHGKHVLVEKPIGLDAVEAARVRDEAEAAGVFCAEALWSAFLPKFDVIRQLLEDGVLGSIQTVQAEVGERLPESHRIFDPSLAGGPLLDLGTYPVALATAVLGDPDTVVARGIAHPLGVLAQVGAVLGYPGAQAVLHSTLAADTPVSAVVAGERATIVFPRDFYLPGDFELRGPGGRVLQHSEPAVRHESLHFEAAEVARCIAEGRTETPLRRPAESVLTLTVMDAIRREAGDRHPERA; this is encoded by the coding sequence ATGACTGAGTTCCCCCGCACCCTACCGGCCCCGCGCACCCCCGACCCCCGCGATGCTCCGTCGCTCCGCTGGGGGGTGGTGGGCACGGGGTGGATCGCGGAGCGCTTCGTCGCCGCCCTCCTGGCCGGCACCGGCCAGCGGGTCGCGGCCGTCGCCTCGCGGTCGCTGCCCCGCGCCGAGCGCTTCGTGCGCGAGAACGCTCCCGCCGGTGCCGTCGCCTACGGCCGTTACGAGCAGCTGTACTCAGACCCCCAAGTCGACGTCGTCTACGTCGCGACCCCGCACACCGAGCACCTGGGCTCCGCTCTCGACGCGATCGCCCACGGCAAGCACGTGCTGGTCGAGAAACCGATCGGGCTCGACGCGGTCGAGGCCGCCCGCGTGCGGGATGAGGCCGAGGCGGCCGGGGTCTTCTGCGCCGAGGCACTCTGGTCGGCGTTCCTGCCGAAGTTCGACGTAATCCGTCAGCTACTCGAGGACGGGGTGCTCGGCAGCATCCAGACCGTGCAAGCCGAGGTGGGCGAGCGGCTGCCCGAGTCGCACCGCATCTTCGACCCCTCGCTCGCCGGAGGCCCTCTCCTCGACCTCGGCACCTACCCCGTGGCGCTCGCCACCGCGGTGCTCGGCGACCCCGACACAGTCGTCGCGCGCGGCATCGCGCATCCCCTCGGCGTGCTCGCCCAGGTCGGCGCGGTGCTCGGCTACCCGGGCGCGCAGGCGGTGCTGCACTCCACCCTCGCGGCAGACACCCCCGTCTCGGCGGTCGTGGCGGGTGAACGCGCCACCATCGTGTTCCCCCGCGACTTCTACCTGCCGGGTGACTTCGAGCTGCGCGGCCCCGGAGGTCGCGTGCTGCAGCACAGCGAGCCCGCCGTGCGCCACGAGTCGTTGCACTTCGAGGCGGCGGAGGTCGCCCGCTGCATCGCCGAGGGCCGCACCGAGACGCCGCTGCGCCGGCCAGCCGAATCGGTGCTCACGCTCACCGTCATGGATGCCATCCGCCGTGAGGCCGGCGACCGGCACCCCGAACGCGCCTGA
- a CDS encoding sugar phosphate isomerase/epimerase: protein MDDDVDTTPRIALGSWAFAFGPFEPAPWSWQRFLDYSARTGYDGVEINGFRPHPHDEDYDRRAAAELASSIRDLGLGVSAFAPDLTATPPGLAAERDYLSRMRSIAAFAQAAGITTVRVDTISPPAEAQAAEVPDYARLVSTWRTSAELLGDHGVRLVWEFEPGFWLNRPSEIRRLADDVAHDNFGILFDTSHAHAIAAHGARQGRDPELLAGGAAELARELREHVRHLHLIDGDGSLHDGETSNHLPFGAGEIDFAAVLDALGSAAADAAWWTVDFCFCPTTETDAATAVPLLAALRDDLLERRAKEEVR from the coding sequence ATGGACGACGACGTCGACACCACGCCCCGCATCGCCCTCGGCAGCTGGGCTTTCGCCTTCGGGCCGTTCGAGCCCGCGCCCTGGAGCTGGCAGCGGTTCCTCGACTACAGCGCGCGCACCGGGTACGACGGGGTCGAGATCAACGGCTTCCGGCCGCACCCTCACGACGAGGACTACGACCGCCGCGCCGCCGCAGAACTTGCGTCGAGCATCCGCGACCTCGGCCTCGGCGTCTCGGCCTTCGCACCCGATCTCACCGCGACCCCGCCCGGTCTCGCCGCCGAGCGTGACTACCTCTCCCGCATGCGCAGCATCGCGGCGTTTGCGCAGGCAGCGGGCATCACGACCGTCCGGGTCGACACGATCAGCCCGCCGGCCGAGGCGCAGGCCGCCGAGGTGCCGGACTACGCCCGCCTCGTGAGCACCTGGCGGACCTCCGCCGAGCTGCTCGGCGACCACGGCGTCCGCCTCGTCTGGGAGTTCGAGCCGGGCTTCTGGCTCAACCGCCCGAGCGAGATCCGGCGACTCGCCGACGACGTGGCGCACGACAACTTCGGCATCCTGTTCGACACCTCGCACGCCCACGCCATCGCCGCCCACGGCGCCCGGCAGGGCCGTGATCCCGAGCTCCTCGCCGGCGGCGCGGCCGAGCTGGCGCGCGAGCTGCGCGAGCACGTGCGGCACCTGCATCTCATCGACGGCGACGGGTCGCTGCACGACGGGGAGACGAGCAACCACCTGCCGTTCGGCGCGGGAGAGATCGACTTCGCGGCCGTGCTCGACGCGCTCGGCTCCGCGGCCGCCGACGCCGCGTGGTGGACGGTGGACTTCTGCTTCTGCCCCACCACCGAGACGGATGCGGCGACCGCCGTTCCGCTGCTTGCCGCGCTGCGGGATGATCTGCTGGAGCGCCGCGCGAAGGAGGAGGTCCGATGA
- a CDS encoding ABC transporter substrate-binding protein, with protein sequence MTSSRPTRRSLARLGLAALAAVSIAATAGCAGSGDGDSSAKEISIINRWSDPIGKAAAEEMFEAFTAETGITVKNNSQPSSGDTYQPAVRSALSSSNAPSLAVDNAGPNTAEYAKSGAVRDITDFFDETLADRSSAGATSGEMYDGKLYGISAGAVVGNLIWYNPDYLAEFGIDAADITTYEEWMQAMETIKKAGGTPIVLGAKDQWPGGHYLNDFVQRALGSEQTTALYERTVNPDAPDSPKWTDPAVVGAFQDYVDMKPLFQDGFLGEAQATADSLFLSGDVGFYEMGSWYLTAIQNAKPDFEPGVMLFPALEDGAGSGDEVTLGNDSLMVSADADPEAAEAFLEFFTRPDVAAKFGAATSKIMPYEIDESLSTVDDIIAPQWEAINGFATGGEAALFNDQAIDVNIYQTYIWQGSVGLMSGDVTPEELASQLEQATVDAQKANG encoded by the coding sequence ATGACGTCATCCCGCCCCACCCGCCGAAGCCTCGCCCGCCTCGGTCTCGCCGCACTCGCCGCGGTCTCCATCGCCGCCACCGCCGGCTGCGCCGGCTCCGGCGACGGCGACTCCAGCGCCAAGGAGATATCGATCATCAACCGCTGGTCCGACCCCATCGGCAAGGCCGCCGCGGAGGAGATGTTCGAGGCCTTCACCGCCGAAACCGGCATCACGGTGAAGAACAACTCGCAGCCCTCGAGCGGCGACACCTATCAGCCCGCGGTGCGCTCGGCGCTGTCGTCGTCGAACGCCCCGAGCCTCGCCGTCGACAACGCCGGCCCCAACACGGCCGAGTACGCCAAGTCGGGCGCCGTGCGCGACATCACCGACTTCTTCGACGAGACGCTCGCCGACCGCTCGAGCGCCGGCGCCACCTCGGGCGAGATGTACGACGGAAAGCTCTACGGCATCAGCGCCGGAGCCGTCGTCGGCAACCTCATCTGGTACAACCCCGACTACCTCGCCGAGTTCGGCATCGACGCCGCCGACATCACCACCTACGAGGAGTGGATGCAGGCGATGGAGACCATCAAGAAGGCGGGCGGCACCCCCATCGTGCTCGGCGCGAAGGACCAGTGGCCGGGTGGCCATTACCTCAACGACTTCGTGCAGCGCGCGCTCGGCTCCGAGCAGACCACCGCACTCTACGAGCGCACCGTGAACCCGGATGCCCCCGACTCACCGAAGTGGACCGATCCGGCCGTCGTCGGCGCCTTCCAGGACTACGTCGACATGAAGCCGCTGTTCCAGGACGGCTTCCTCGGCGAGGCCCAGGCCACCGCCGACAGTCTCTTCCTGAGCGGCGACGTGGGCTTCTACGAGATGGGCAGCTGGTACCTCACCGCCATCCAGAACGCGAAGCCCGACTTCGAGCCCGGAGTGATGCTCTTCCCGGCCCTCGAAGACGGGGCGGGCTCGGGCGACGAGGTCACCCTCGGCAACGACTCCTTGATGGTGAGTGCCGACGCCGACCCCGAGGCGGCAGAGGCCTTCCTCGAGTTCTTCACCCGGCCCGACGTCGCCGCGAAGTTCGGTGCCGCCACGAGCAAGATCATGCCCTACGAGATCGACGAGTCGCTCAGCACGGTCGATGACATCATCGCCCCCCAGTGGGAGGCCATCAACGGCTTCGCCACCGGCGGCGAGGCCGCCCTGTTCAACGACCAGGCGATCGACGTGAACATCTACCAGACCTACATCTGGCAGGGCAGCGTCGGCCTCATGTCGGGCGACGTCACCCCCGAGGAGCTCGCGTCCCAGCTCGAGCAAGCGACCGTCGACGCGCAGAAGGCGAACGGCTGA